One part of the Sphingobacterium sp. LZ7M1 genome encodes these proteins:
- a CDS encoding ATP-binding protein, translating into MKSKKANTDLSISFLDINAPAELKFLEQLILYRLSNWFPGETEFEKPKPLYRTWSKKLQEFIKHHQLNEQEACLLLIGMAPHMQADLFDNAINFKLQRSGDFQKIGGVRGKDFRGFIPTGETAVFLLGDDDFDKKTAIHKLFWADHIFDSKKILWLDDVPAGEPEMSGKILISKEYLDAFIYGESTQPKFSVNFPAKLIRTKLEWKDLVINDELQEQIQELKSWLKYNSILINEWGMGGRINNGYKALLYGPSGTGKTLTVGLLGKEVGKDVYKIDLSMVMSKYIGETEKNLEQIFAKAEDKGWILFFDEADSLFGKRTNVRDAHDKYANQEVSYLLQRIEEYNGMVILATNMKNNIDDAFMRRFNAILKFTVPEAADRAKIWKLSFPEEALFFNDKNEKVDIPELVKNYVVSGGSIVNAVHYSCIKAIEKSTPDKDQKSIYLSDVLDGIRKELLKEGKPFH; encoded by the coding sequence ATGAAAAGTAAAAAGGCAAATACAGATCTAAGCATTAGCTTTCTTGATATCAACGCCCCGGCAGAACTCAAATTCCTGGAGCAGTTGATCTTGTACCGTTTGAGCAATTGGTTTCCCGGTGAAACTGAATTTGAAAAGCCTAAACCTCTTTATAGGACCTGGTCCAAAAAGCTGCAAGAATTTATCAAGCATCATCAACTCAATGAACAAGAAGCTTGTCTATTACTGATTGGGATGGCTCCTCATATGCAAGCCGACCTCTTTGATAATGCCATAAACTTTAAACTGCAGCGCTCGGGAGATTTTCAAAAAATAGGTGGGGTAAGGGGAAAGGATTTTAGAGGATTTATCCCAACGGGTGAAACTGCTGTCTTTCTTTTAGGCGATGATGATTTTGATAAAAAGACCGCAATCCATAAGCTGTTTTGGGCTGACCATATTTTTGACAGTAAAAAAATCCTATGGTTAGATGATGTTCCGGCAGGAGAGCCTGAGATGAGTGGAAAGATCTTGATTTCCAAAGAATACCTCGATGCATTTATCTATGGCGAGTCTACCCAGCCTAAGTTCAGTGTTAATTTTCCAGCTAAATTAATCCGTACTAAATTGGAATGGAAAGATTTAGTCATCAATGATGAGCTCCAAGAGCAGATCCAGGAATTGAAGAGCTGGTTAAAATATAACAGCATCCTGATCAACGAATGGGGAATGGGGGGTAGGATAAACAATGGTTATAAAGCCCTGCTATACGGTCCTTCAGGGACCGGTAAAACGCTTACCGTTGGGTTATTGGGCAAAGAAGTCGGGAAGGATGTGTACAAAATCGATCTCTCGATGGTCATGTCGAAATATATTGGGGAGACCGAAAAAAATCTGGAACAGATATTTGCAAAGGCCGAGGACAAAGGTTGGATCCTGTTTTTTGATGAGGCGGATTCCTTATTTGGAAAAAGGACCAATGTTCGGGATGCCCATGATAAATATGCCAATCAAGAGGTTTCTTACCTGCTACAACGTATTGAGGAGTATAATGGCATGGTAATCCTTGCTACCAATATGAAAAATAATATTGATGATGCCTTTATGCGCAGGTTCAATGCCATTTTGAAATTCACTGTTCCCGAAGCGGCAGACCGCGCCAAAATATGGAAGTTGAGTTTTCCAGAAGAGGCCTTGTTCTTTAATGACAAGAACGAAAAGGTAGATATTCCGGAACTCGTGAAAAACTATGTTGTATCGGGAGGCTCTATCGTCAATGCGGTACACTATTCCTGTATCAAAGCCATTGAAAAATCTACTCCCGACAAAGATCAAAAATCCATATATCTCTCCGATGTATTGGACGGAATCCGTAAAGAATTATTGAAAGAAGGCAAACCTTTCCATTAA
- a CDS encoding dipeptidase translates to MEVQPFLIDGHLDLSMNAMEWNRDLRIPISELNRREEGMVDKPDRGKATVTFDELRKGNIGLVVATQIARYVEHGSVLPGWLSPEQAWAQTQGQLAWYKAMEEDGQLKMIRTKAELDAHVEHWNDNIGDVKKAIGYILSLEGADSIVNLSYLEKAYDYGLRALGPAHYGPGRYANGTDSNGKLNQDGIALLQEMDNLQMILDATHLNDDAFWDALDRYKGPIWASHNNCRTFVDHNRQFSDDMIKALVDRNAVIGVALDAWMMVPNWIRGTSTPKETGCNMEIMANNIDHICQIAGNTNHVAVGSDLDGAFGREQCPYDLETIADIQKVFPILRNRGYAKEDIQKIANGNWLRFMRGSLNQD, encoded by the coding sequence ATGGAAGTACAGCCTTTTTTGATCGATGGTCACCTTGATCTAAGCATGAATGCCATGGAATGGAATCGAGATCTCCGGATCCCCATTTCAGAGTTGAACCGGAGGGAAGAGGGCATGGTCGATAAACCAGATCGCGGCAAAGCGACCGTCACTTTCGATGAACTTCGAAAAGGGAACATAGGTCTGGTCGTTGCCACCCAGATTGCAAGGTATGTAGAGCACGGAAGTGTTCTTCCAGGTTGGTTATCTCCCGAACAGGCATGGGCACAAACTCAAGGGCAATTAGCTTGGTACAAAGCGATGGAAGAGGATGGGCAGCTAAAAATGATCCGGACAAAAGCGGAACTGGATGCCCATGTCGAGCATTGGAATGATAATATTGGAGATGTGAAAAAAGCCATCGGATATATCCTTAGCCTGGAAGGTGCTGATTCCATCGTTAACCTGTCATATCTTGAAAAGGCATATGATTATGGCCTTCGTGCACTTGGTCCCGCCCATTATGGACCAGGTCGGTATGCCAATGGTACGGATTCCAATGGAAAGTTAAATCAGGATGGAATTGCCTTGCTCCAGGAAATGGACAACCTCCAGATGATCCTTGATGCAACCCATCTCAATGACGATGCATTTTGGGATGCTTTAGATCGATATAAAGGTCCTATATGGGCCAGTCACAACAACTGCCGGACATTTGTTGATCATAACCGTCAATTTTCTGATGATATGATCAAGGCTCTGGTTGACAGAAATGCGGTTATTGGCGTTGCACTGGACGCCTGGATGATGGTCCCAAATTGGATACGGGGAACATCTACTCCAAAAGAAACAGGTTGCAATATGGAGATCATGGCCAACAATATCGACCATATCTGTCAGATTGCCGGCAATACCAACCATGTAGCAGTAGGCAGTGATTTGGATGGCGCATTTGGAAGAGAACAATGTCCCTATGATCTGGAAACCATTGCCGATATCCAAAAAGTATTCCCGATCCTAAGAAATAGAGGCTATGCGAAGGAAGATATACAGAAGATTGCAAACGGCAATTGGTTGAGGTTTATGAGGGGGAGTTTGAACCAGGATTAA
- a CDS encoding contractile injection system tape measure protein: MLHIIRKQRIELLLSQGEASFSIQQKLSDQYWEFFVPLMDEILSGLSNDDEVLSIDSLTIDLGIIKLMDLDHIKSNGRLVENIKQQLEEQILKERALNHRVNIQHTTLSDFHKWISYLRQGYLDWNVEFPIDAWQEHVLESLSSKMETLNHFILEVERSPNFRIRLVRQHSDSFLNTLIKVIAPKQEKSLDKIVKDFFAFVSKYKEINAGNKIVWREKFWLDLLQVVSKEFFKSDSAEFKNRIEQIKVDYNSFANPVIDQVRSFEEFKDITEIKEAIFQDHVGLVLLHPFLNSLFKQLGLVKDKDFISLDAKEKAIYLLHFAATGKQQPKEYELTVPKLLCSYPIKAAIPTSIEMSKDEKEEVIAMMEACIPNWEILKKTSVDGLREGFLQRKGKIELGMEKITIQVEKGPIDMLLDYLPWNLNMIKFPWLKQLIHVEWR; this comes from the coding sequence ATGCTGCATATCATCAGAAAACAGCGTATTGAGCTCCTATTATCACAAGGAGAAGCTAGTTTTAGCATTCAGCAAAAACTAAGTGATCAATATTGGGAGTTTTTTGTGCCTTTGATGGATGAAATCCTGTCGGGTTTATCCAACGATGATGAAGTGTTATCAATAGATTCCTTGACCATTGATCTGGGTATTATTAAGCTAATGGATTTAGATCATATTAAATCCAATGGGAGATTAGTAGAAAACATAAAACAGCAATTAGAAGAACAGATACTAAAAGAAAGAGCATTAAACCATCGAGTGAATATTCAGCATACCACTCTCTCGGACTTTCATAAATGGATTTCTTATTTGCGACAGGGCTATTTAGATTGGAATGTTGAATTTCCGATAGATGCTTGGCAAGAACATGTCCTAGAATCCCTTTCTAGTAAGATGGAAACCTTGAATCATTTCATACTGGAGGTAGAACGTAGTCCCAATTTCCGAATTCGATTAGTGAGGCAACATTCAGATAGCTTTTTGAATACATTGATTAAAGTAATAGCTCCAAAACAGGAAAAATCATTGGATAAAATAGTAAAGGATTTTTTCGCTTTTGTATCCAAATACAAGGAAATTAATGCTGGAAACAAAATAGTTTGGCGAGAGAAGTTCTGGCTGGATTTGCTTCAGGTCGTTTCAAAAGAGTTCTTTAAATCAGACTCAGCTGAATTCAAAAATCGCATAGAGCAAATTAAAGTGGATTACAATTCCTTTGCCAATCCGGTGATTGATCAGGTACGAAGTTTTGAAGAATTTAAAGATATAACCGAGATTAAAGAAGCTATTTTTCAGGACCATGTAGGGTTGGTTTTATTACATCCCTTTTTAAACTCATTATTCAAACAGTTGGGATTGGTCAAAGACAAAGATTTCATCTCTCTGGATGCTAAGGAAAAAGCTATCTACCTATTACATTTTGCAGCAACTGGAAAGCAACAGCCTAAGGAATATGAATTGACAGTTCCAAAACTGCTATGCTCATATCCGATAAAAGCCGCAATCCCGACATCAATAGAAATGAGCAAGGATGAAAAGGAGGAAGTCATTGCTATGATGGAAGCCTGTATCCCCAATTGGGAGATATTGAAAAAGACTTCTGTTGATGGGTTAAGGGAAGGCTTTTTACAGAGAAAAGGCAAAATAGAGCTGGGAATGGAAAAGATTACGATACAAGTGGAAAAAGGTCCTATCGATATGTTGCTGGATTATCTGCCGTGGAATTTGAATATGATCAAGTTCCCATGGCTAAAACAGCTTATCCATGTAGAATGGAGGTGA
- a CDS encoding RidA family protein: MWNADEQFEKLGLTLPPAPKPLGVYKPCLVDGKYLYLSGHGTVQNDGTLIIGRVGEDMDMEAGKVAARQVGLAMLATIKANLGSLNKVKRVIKVLGMVNATPAFERHPYVINGCSELFASVWGEENGIGVRSAVGFGSLPDNIPVEIEAMFELHEG; the protein is encoded by the coding sequence ATGTGGAATGCAGATGAACAATTTGAAAAATTAGGTTTAACATTACCTCCAGCACCAAAGCCACTTGGGGTGTACAAACCATGTTTGGTCGATGGAAAATATCTTTACTTATCTGGTCATGGTACGGTTCAAAATGACGGAACCTTAATCATCGGGCGCGTTGGTGAAGATATGGACATGGAAGCTGGTAAGGTAGCTGCTAGACAGGTCGGTCTGGCTATGCTGGCTACGATAAAAGCCAATTTAGGTTCGCTGAATAAAGTAAAACGCGTTATCAAAGTTTTAGGAATGGTCAATGCCACGCCTGCTTTTGAAAGACATCCCTATGTAATCAATGGTTGTAGTGAATTGTTTGCTTCGGTTTGGGGCGAGGAAAATGGTATTGGAGTGCGATCAGCAGTAGGCTTTGGTTCACTGCCAGACAATATCCCGGTGGAAATTGAGGCTATGTTTGAATTACATGAAGGCTAA
- a CDS encoding gluconate:H+ symporter — protein sequence MVFTIVLLSLLLLIIFITYFKINTFLAFLIVSILAAIVLGIPLAKIPGTVEKGIGSIMGGLTLIIVLGAMLGKLIAHSGAAENIATVMVRLFGVKHLQWGMAFTGFIVGIPLFYGVGFVLLVPLIFSIVYKYKLPLVYIGLPMLAALSVTHGFIPPHPSPVALVVLFNANMGLTLIYGLLIAIPAIIIGGPLFSKTLKNIKAGKSEIFQPVDPKPEDEDYPKPGAFNSFFTALLPVVMIVLFTVLPYVVPKESTFLHEIIAFLGSANIVMLIAVIYAMFSLGIFQGRPIKDVMSVYADAVKDIAMILLIIAGSGVFKEVMEASGVSLKLAEALQGLPIHPLILAWIITAIIRGCIGSATVAALTAASVLLPLLQATDINPNLMVLSIGAGSLMFSHVNDSGFWMFKEYLGISVKDTFRSWSMMEAIVSTVGLIGVMILSLFI from the coding sequence ATGGTATTTACAATCGTACTTCTTAGCCTATTGTTGCTAATCATTTTCATTACCTATTTTAAAATCAACACTTTTTTGGCCTTCCTGATCGTTTCGATCTTAGCCGCTATCGTCCTGGGAATTCCATTGGCAAAGATTCCGGGAACAGTTGAAAAGGGGATAGGATCTATCATGGGCGGGCTTACCCTGATCATTGTATTAGGTGCCATGCTCGGAAAGTTGATAGCCCATAGTGGCGCAGCAGAAAATATTGCAACCGTTATGGTTCGCCTGTTTGGGGTCAAGCATCTGCAATGGGGAATGGCCTTTACAGGTTTTATTGTCGGTATTCCTTTGTTCTATGGCGTAGGCTTTGTGCTTTTGGTTCCCCTAATTTTTTCAATAGTCTATAAATACAAATTACCATTGGTCTACATCGGTCTGCCGATGTTGGCAGCTTTGTCGGTAACCCATGGATTTATTCCTCCGCATCCCTCTCCAGTAGCCTTGGTGGTCCTGTTCAATGCCAATATGGGATTGACATTGATCTATGGATTGCTCATTGCTATACCTGCCATAATTATTGGCGGTCCTTTGTTCAGCAAAACCCTCAAGAATATCAAGGCTGGTAAATCTGAAATCTTTCAACCGGTAGATCCAAAACCAGAGGACGAGGACTATCCTAAACCTGGGGCTTTCAATAGCTTCTTTACCGCTTTATTGCCGGTGGTCATGATTGTTCTCTTTACCGTTTTACCATATGTAGTACCAAAAGAATCTACCTTTTTGCATGAAATCATTGCATTTTTAGGCTCGGCAAATATCGTTATGCTCATTGCAGTTATCTACGCTATGTTTTCTTTAGGGATCTTTCAGGGCAGACCCATCAAAGACGTAATGTCGGTGTATGCAGATGCGGTCAAGGACATTGCGATGATCCTCTTGATAATTGCTGGTTCTGGGGTGTTCAAAGAGGTAATGGAGGCCAGTGGTGTCAGCTTAAAATTGGCTGAGGCCCTGCAAGGCTTACCTATCCATCCGTTAATCTTAGCATGGATCATTACGGCCATAATCCGTGGATGCATAGGCTCGGCAACAGTTGCAGCACTCACTGCGGCAAGTGTGCTATTGCCTTTGTTGCAGGCTACTGATATCAATCCAAACCTGATGGTCCTTTCGATCGGTGCGGGAAGTCTCATGTTTTCACATGTAAATGACTCCGGATTTTGGATGTTTAAAGAATATTTAGGAATATCGGTAAAAGATACTTTTCGATCATGGTCCATGATGGAGGCTATTGTCTCCACGGTTGGTCTGATCGGTGTAATGATCTTATCTTTATTTATATAA
- a CDS encoding D-TA family PLP-dependent enzyme, whose translation MEKWFEVKNSDCIASPALLLYPDRITRNIRLLKRMVANDTSRLRPHAKTHKMLEVSKMMIEEGIEQFKCSTIAEAEMLALSNAKDVLLAYQPVGPNISRFLKLIQEYPNTHFSCLLDNVESITTVNFQAKEQGIKTSFYLDLDVGMGRTGASIKDIEKLWNCIAEQDSLLLEGIHGYDGQINNVDASIREKEADSGYDLLKLAFDYFQEKCTYPLKIVVGGSPSFTRHAERPNVACSPGTFVFWDWGYSQKIPEQAFEVAAVLLTRVISVINEHRICIDLGYKAVASESPLPRVKFLNADDAVPILQSEEHMVLNVNDSNEYPVGTELYAIPLHICPTVALYDKVSVIADHQKVKNWQVVARNRMLNI comes from the coding sequence ATGGAAAAGTGGTTTGAAGTAAAAAATTCAGATTGTATCGCTTCACCTGCTCTTTTACTGTATCCTGATCGGATAACCCGTAATATTCGCTTGCTCAAAAGAATGGTCGCCAATGATACGTCAAGGTTGCGCCCTCATGCAAAGACCCATAAAATGCTTGAAGTGAGCAAGATGATGATTGAGGAAGGTATTGAGCAGTTTAAATGTTCTACCATTGCTGAAGCGGAAATGCTGGCATTGAGTAATGCTAAGGATGTCCTTTTGGCCTATCAGCCCGTGGGACCAAATATCTCACGGTTTCTGAAATTGATCCAAGAGTATCCGAACACCCATTTTTCCTGTTTATTGGATAACGTAGAATCTATTACAACAGTCAATTTTCAGGCAAAGGAGCAGGGAATAAAAACCAGCTTCTACCTGGATCTTGATGTAGGCATGGGTAGGACTGGTGCTTCCATAAAAGACATTGAAAAGCTCTGGAACTGCATTGCTGAACAGGACAGCTTGCTTTTGGAGGGCATACATGGCTATGATGGGCAGATCAACAATGTTGATGCTTCCATACGTGAAAAGGAGGCAGATTCAGGGTATGATTTACTCAAGCTTGCATTTGATTATTTTCAGGAAAAATGTACTTATCCATTGAAAATAGTAGTGGGCGGTTCGCCTTCGTTTACACGGCATGCTGAACGTCCTAATGTGGCCTGTAGCCCTGGAACCTTTGTGTTTTGGGATTGGGGTTACTCCCAGAAAATACCCGAACAAGCTTTTGAAGTCGCCGCAGTACTTTTGACCCGAGTGATATCCGTGATCAATGAGCATCGCATATGTATAGACTTAGGTTACAAGGCTGTCGCTTCGGAATCTCCATTGCCAAGGGTTAAGTTTTTGAATGCCGATGATGCAGTTCCGATATTACAGAGTGAGGAACATATGGTGCTCAACGTCAATGATAGCAATGAGTATCCAGTAGGTACGGAACTCTATGCCATTCCTTTGCATATCTGCCCAACAGTGGCCTTGTATGATAAAGTCTCGGTCATCGCAGACCATCAAAAGGTTAAGAATTGGCAAGTTGTTGCGAGGAATAGAATGTTAAATATTTAA
- a CDS encoding vanadium-dependent haloperoxidase has protein sequence MSEKPLVLKWNQLMLEAIKLTKTSAPLAARALAMMHTAMYDAWSVYDNCAYSTSTAKYIKIPKSNCAKDNIRKSFSYAAYRILVNLFWLKLPAEEKDIFRDFMCQLDYDPDHKTLDISKPEGIGNLMAKLTIEQRYGDGSNPYGSLHMPRFSDYTGYKPINPPEHLNNLSYWQPLQKIKEGAKISFQRFHVPHWGLVQSFALPFNWQFRPDAPFTKEQPEFKQQAREILDINAALTDEQKVIATYWEDARGTFTTPGHWCEIAQFVAQKEFYRNSQCIKLFFVLSNALLDASIASWECKHQYQSVRPITAIRNLFNGLHVHAWGGSCKGTETIKGDQWNPYLKTPATPEYISAHSCFSRAAAVILKNFTGNDAFGGRTTLKMGSSKIEPAVTPCMDIVLEWPTYSFAAEQAGLACIYGGIHFPKATAEGHKLGLKVAMTVWEKAKVYFNEK, from the coding sequence ATGTCAGAAAAACCGCTAGTGTTAAAATGGAATCAACTTATGCTGGAGGCCATCAAGTTGACCAAAACCTCTGCTCCATTGGCTGCAAGAGCATTGGCAATGATGCATACAGCAATGTACGATGCATGGTCTGTATATGATAACTGTGCCTATAGCACAAGTACAGCTAAATATATAAAAATCCCAAAATCAAATTGTGCCAAGGATAATATCCGTAAGTCCTTCAGTTATGCTGCTTACCGGATTCTGGTGAACCTATTCTGGTTAAAATTGCCAGCTGAAGAAAAGGATATTTTCCGTGATTTTATGTGCCAGTTGGATTACGATCCTGACCATAAAACCCTGGACATTTCCAAGCCGGAAGGGATTGGCAACCTTATGGCAAAATTAACCATTGAACAGCGATATGGGGATGGAAGCAATCCTTATGGAAGCCTGCATATGCCAAGATTTTCTGACTATACAGGTTATAAACCTATCAATCCTCCCGAACACCTGAATAATCTCAGTTATTGGCAACCCCTTCAAAAAATTAAGGAAGGAGCCAAAATCAGCTTCCAACGATTCCATGTTCCACATTGGGGCTTGGTACAATCCTTTGCCCTTCCATTTAACTGGCAATTTAGACCTGACGCACCTTTTACGAAGGAACAACCTGAGTTCAAGCAACAAGCCCGGGAAATCTTGGATATCAATGCTGCATTGACGGATGAACAGAAAGTCATTGCTACTTACTGGGAAGACGCCAGAGGTACCTTTACGACTCCTGGGCATTGGTGTGAGATAGCGCAGTTCGTTGCCCAAAAGGAATTCTACAGGAACTCCCAATGCATCAAGCTTTTCTTTGTGCTCAGCAATGCGTTGTTGGATGCATCAATTGCTAGTTGGGAATGCAAACATCAATATCAATCTGTCAGACCTATTACGGCGATCAGGAACTTATTCAATGGCCTGCATGTACATGCTTGGGGAGGCAGTTGTAAAGGAACAGAGACGATTAAGGGGGATCAATGGAATCCTTATCTGAAAACGCCAGCGACCCCAGAATATATTTCTGCTCACAGTTGCTTTAGCCGCGCAGCTGCGGTTATCCTGAAGAACTTTACAGGGAATGATGCCTTTGGAGGCAGGACAACCTTAAAAATGGGTTCTTCAAAAATTGAACCTGCGGTAACTCCATGTATGGATATCGTGCTGGAATGGCCGACCTATTCTTTCGCTGCTGAGCAAGCGGGACTTGCCTGTATCTATGGGGGAATTCATTTTCCCAAGGCTACTGCTGAGGGGCATAAGCTTGGTTTGAAAGTAGCCATGACTGTTTGGGAAAAAGCAAAAGTCTATTTCAATGAAAAGTAA